One Desulfovibrio fairfieldensis genomic window carries:
- a CDS encoding GNAT family N-acetyltransferase — MELIYRQCLDKRGRAALFRQMEAEGLLPFAMSSRAKPGLADWLALTACRDGMVLLCCEDETGQILGCGLFTRQPYRVWHFDFTAFRAGFSVAAQQARGGFAWLFKHQDCTSIMGVCPAPNRHAWRLASACGFRVLARLPKACWHARKGRYVDGVLVLCTSAD, encoded by the coding sequence ATGGAACTGATCTACCGGCAATGCCTGGACAAGCGCGGCCGCGCGGCCCTTTTTCGACAGATGGAGGCCGAGGGCCTGCTGCCGTTCGCCATGAGCTCCCGGGCAAAGCCCGGCCTGGCGGACTGGCTGGCCCTGACCGCTTGCCGCGACGGCATGGTGCTGCTGTGCTGCGAGGACGAGACAGGACAAATCCTGGGCTGCGGGCTGTTCACCCGCCAGCCCTACCGCGTCTGGCATTTTGATTTCACGGCCTTCCGGGCGGGCTTTTCCGTGGCCGCGCAACAGGCGCGCGGCGGTTTCGCCTGGCTGTTCAAGCATCAGGACTGCACGTCCATCATGGGCGTCTGTCCGGCCCCCAACCGCCACGCATGGCGGCTGGCCTCCGCCTGCGGCTTCCGCGTTCTGGCCCGCCTGCCCAAGGCCTGCTGGCACGCCCGCAAAGGCCGCTATGTGGACGGCGTGCTGGTGCTCTGCACCAGCGCGGATTAA
- a CDS encoding terminase large subunit domain-containing protein, whose product MPCVIPYCPRPLQWRFHEERTRFCVLLCHRRFGKTVAAVNDLIREALRRGREDWRAAYAAPFLGQAKAVAWDYCKHFAGAVPGTRFLESELTCILPHGARIRLLGTDNAEALRGLYLDDLVLDEPADMPRRVWSQVLRPMLADRRGRALFCGTPHGTDNLLYDVWQQAGADSDGQWSRFCFPASQTGYLPETELAAAHRSMDEAEYRQEFECSFAAAVRGAYYAALLDQAEREGRVTPLSPAPDLPVHTAWDLGMDDATAIWFFQVEPSGQWRMLDYYEASGEGLAHYAHVLRQKALPPGQGENGLGRGFCYGRHLAPRDIRVRELGTGQSRLESAGRLGICFSVAPALSLADGIDATRRMLPRLWFDAAHCARGVKALRSYRRLWRPRLEVPASGPLHDWASHAADALRYAVTGFRPVPDTRNASRRARTEYNFFKEPAGGGR is encoded by the coding sequence ATGCCCTGCGTGATCCCCTATTGCCCACGCCCGCTGCAATGGCGCTTTCACGAAGAACGCACGCGCTTCTGCGTGCTGCTCTGCCACCGCCGCTTCGGCAAAACCGTGGCCGCCGTCAACGACCTGATCCGCGAGGCCCTGCGCCGGGGACGCGAGGACTGGCGGGCCGCCTATGCCGCGCCCTTCCTGGGCCAGGCCAAGGCCGTGGCCTGGGATTACTGCAAACATTTCGCCGGAGCCGTGCCGGGCACGCGTTTTCTGGAAAGCGAGCTGACCTGCATCCTGCCCCACGGCGCGCGCATCCGCCTGCTGGGCACGGACAACGCCGAAGCCCTGCGCGGGCTCTACCTGGACGATCTGGTGCTGGATGAACCGGCGGACATGCCGCGCCGGGTCTGGAGCCAGGTGCTGCGGCCCATGCTGGCCGATCGCCGGGGCCGGGCGCTGTTCTGCGGCACGCCGCACGGCACGGACAATCTGCTCTACGACGTCTGGCAGCAGGCCGGGGCCGATAGTGACGGGCAATGGTCGCGCTTCTGCTTCCCGGCCTCACAGACCGGCTACCTGCCGGAAACGGAACTGGCCGCCGCCCACCGCAGCATGGACGAAGCCGAGTACCGGCAGGAATTTGAATGTTCTTTCGCGGCGGCCGTGCGCGGGGCTTACTATGCCGCCCTGCTGGACCAGGCCGAACGCGAGGGGCGCGTCACGCCGCTTTCCCCGGCGCCGGATCTGCCGGTGCACACGGCCTGGGACCTGGGCATGGACGACGCCACGGCCATCTGGTTCTTCCAGGTAGAGCCCTCAGGCCAGTGGCGCATGCTGGACTATTACGAGGCCAGCGGCGAGGGCCTGGCCCATTACGCCCATGTGCTGCGGCAAAAGGCCCTGCCGCCCGGCCAGGGCGAGAACGGCTTGGGGCGCGGCTTCTGCTACGGCCGGCATCTGGCCCCGCGCGATATCCGCGTGCGCGAGCTGGGCACGGGCCAAAGCCGCCTGGAAAGCGCGGGCCGCCTGGGAATTTGTTTCAGCGTGGCCCCGGCGCTCTCCCTGGCCGACGGCATCGACGCCACGCGCCGCATGCTGCCCCGGCTCTGGTTCGACGCCGCGCACTGCGCCCGGGGAGTCAAGGCCCTGCGCTCCTACCGGCGGCTCTGGAGGCCGCGCCTGGAGGTTCCGGCCTCCGGACCCCTGCACGACTGGGCCAGCCACGCGGCCGACGCGCTGCGCTACGCGGTCACGGGCTTCCGTCCGGTTCCGGATACGCGCAACGCCTCACGCCGCGCACGCACGGAATACAACTTTTTCAAGGAACCGGCGGGAGGAGGCCGCTGA
- a CDS encoding portal protein: protein MSASPSGHEAAPADAQRGTDVREPARRHRALLRRRAPWDTAWQSLADHFLPTRCRLRPADNDGGQTEEGPMLNSRLVDATGILAMRVLAAGLQGGLTSPARPWFRLSLDDADLAKSRAGQAWLDEVAARMRVVFQRSNFYNAMHTLYAELGTFGTAFAFELADPRWGFRFVPLCAGEYALDCNARRRVDTVFRRASMSLRQIEEAFGTASLPDSLRETARRNPEERRTVIQAVFPRSGRAPGHMDALRMPVASVHWLEGRDGGEHLLRESGFTAFPGFGPRWETAGGDVYGRSPAMDALPDCRMLQQMGITTLKAIHKAVDPPMSVSAGLRAVGLDLTPGGINYVDSLPGQSPLAATPLLQVRPDLATARKAMEAVQNQIRAGLYNDLFKLILEGRAQVTASEIAAREEEKLVLIGPVLERLHDELFIPLIDRTFELMRGLDMLPPCPPELAGRRLKVEFVSLLAQAQKLVGVSAADQYLALTLRASTAWPEALDSLNVDNLLDNYAESLGLPVSLTRPPEERQSLRDARARAVQGETLGKQLGDAAGLLKTLAQSPLAQARTDGGDGSVLDGLLSLLRRVTAGGPATGGTPTPSAPTEELR, encoded by the coding sequence ATGAGCGCATCTCCCTCCGGGCACGAAGCCGCGCCCGCAGACGCGCAACGCGGAACCGACGTGCGCGAACCGGCCCGCCGCCACCGCGCGCTGCTGCGCCGACGCGCTCCCTGGGACACGGCATGGCAGAGTCTGGCCGACCACTTTCTGCCCACGCGCTGCCGTCTGCGCCCGGCGGACAATGACGGCGGGCAGACGGAAGAAGGCCCCATGCTCAACAGCCGCCTGGTGGACGCCACGGGCATCCTGGCCATGCGCGTGCTGGCCGCCGGTCTCCAGGGCGGCCTGACCAGCCCGGCACGCCCATGGTTCCGCCTCTCCCTGGACGACGCGGACCTGGCCAAAAGCCGCGCCGGCCAGGCCTGGCTGGACGAGGTGGCGGCGCGCATGCGCGTGGTCTTCCAGCGTTCCAATTTCTACAACGCCATGCATACCCTCTATGCGGAACTGGGCACCTTCGGCACGGCCTTTGCCTTCGAGCTGGCTGATCCGCGCTGGGGCTTCCGCTTCGTGCCGCTCTGCGCCGGGGAATACGCGCTGGACTGCAACGCCCGCCGCCGGGTGGACACGGTCTTCCGCCGCGCGTCCATGAGCCTGCGCCAGATCGAGGAAGCCTTCGGAACCGCGTCCCTGCCCGACAGCCTGCGCGAGACGGCCCGCCGCAATCCCGAAGAGCGGCGCACGGTGATCCAGGCGGTTTTTCCCCGTTCCGGCCGCGCGCCCGGGCATATGGACGCGCTCCGGATGCCCGTGGCTTCGGTGCACTGGCTGGAAGGCCGCGACGGCGGCGAGCATCTCCTGCGGGAATCCGGCTTCACGGCTTTTCCCGGCTTCGGGCCGCGCTGGGAGACGGCCGGGGGCGATGTTTACGGCCGCTCCCCGGCCATGGACGCCCTGCCCGACTGCCGCATGCTGCAACAGATGGGCATCACCACGCTCAAAGCCATTCACAAGGCCGTGGACCCGCCCATGAGCGTCTCCGCAGGACTCAGGGCCGTGGGCCTGGATCTCACGCCCGGCGGCATCAACTACGTGGACAGCCTGCCCGGCCAGAGCCCTCTGGCGGCCACGCCCCTGCTCCAGGTCCGGCCTGATCTGGCCACGGCCCGCAAGGCCATGGAGGCCGTGCAGAACCAGATCCGCGCCGGTTTGTACAACGATCTCTTCAAATTGATCCTGGAAGGCCGCGCCCAGGTCACGGCCAGTGAAATCGCGGCCCGTGAGGAGGAAAAGCTGGTGCTCATCGGGCCGGTGCTGGAACGCCTGCACGACGAGCTCTTCATTCCGCTCATCGACCGTACCTTCGAACTCATGCGCGGCCTGGACATGTTGCCGCCCTGCCCGCCCGAACTGGCGGGCCGCCGCCTGAAGGTGGAATTCGTCTCCCTGCTGGCCCAGGCCCAGAAACTGGTGGGCGTGAGCGCGGCGGACCAGTACCTGGCCCTGACCCTCAGGGCCTCCACGGCCTGGCCCGAAGCCCTGGACAGCCTCAACGTGGATAATCTGCTGGACAATTACGCCGAAAGTCTGGGCCTGCCCGTGAGCCTGACCCGGCCGCCCGAGGAGCGGCAGAGCCTCAGGGACGCCCGCGCCCGGGCCGTTCAGGGCGAGACCCTGGGCAAACAGCTTGGGGACGCGGCGGGCCTGCTCAAAACCCTGGCCCAGAGCCCGTTGGCCCAGGCGCGGACAGACGGCGGCGACGGCAGCGTGCTGGACGGCCTGCTCAGCCTGCTGCGCCGGGTGACGGCGGGCGGTCCGGCAACAGGCGGCACGCCGACGCCGTCCGCGCCCACGGAGGAACTTCGCTGA
- a CDS encoding glycoside hydrolase family 108 protein → MSDAFQLAHAFTARWEGGLSDHPSDPGGITNHGVSLRWVQDLARQAREECRRLLRSCDGCRERATTRCGWHSLDLDTDGDVDADDIRACTKAQAAALFRTHFWDKLSCKALPLPLAVALYDGAVNMGPARAVRQLQQAMNTTGEAQLDHYSPIAEDGIMGPRTRELAEALAGAHLDFYAARLSLRLRETFYRDLAARRPSMKAFLPGWRNRARALAQYLAELERGAA, encoded by the coding sequence ATGTCCGACGCCTTTCAACTGGCCCATGCCTTCACCGCCCGCTGGGAGGGCGGCCTGTCCGATCACCCGTCCGATCCGGGCGGCATTACCAACCACGGCGTCTCCCTGCGCTGGGTACAGGATCTGGCCCGGCAGGCCCGTGAAGAGTGCCGCCGTCTGCTCCGCTCCTGCGACGGCTGCCGGGAACGCGCCACGACCCGGTGCGGCTGGCACAGCCTGGACCTGGACACGGACGGCGACGTGGATGCCGACGACATCCGGGCCTGCACCAAAGCCCAGGCCGCCGCGCTGTTCAGAACCCATTTCTGGGACAAACTGTCCTGCAAGGCCCTGCCCCTGCCGCTGGCCGTGGCCCTTTACGACGGCGCGGTGAATATGGGGCCGGCGCGCGCCGTGCGCCAGCTTCAGCAGGCCATGAACACCACGGGCGAAGCCCAGCTTGACCACTACAGCCCCATTGCCGAGGACGGGATCATGGGCCCGCGCACCCGTGAGCTGGCCGAAGCCCTGGCCGGGGCTCACCTGGACTTTTACGCGGCACGGCTGAGCCTGCGCCTGCGCGAGACCTTCTACCGCGACCTGGCGGCCCGGCGGCCTTCCATGAAGGCCTTTCTGCCCGGCTGGCGCAACCGCGCGCGGGCCCTGGCGCAGTACCTGGCGGAACTGGAACGGGGGGCCGCCTGA
- a CDS encoding Mor transcription activator family protein: MYASKAASRPGRPPLARGRDSWGHALRLSQEEREWEEILLHLPNNVRQLWDALRDTRQLWRVLHAYGGQDLRVPRQEPKRDSPLRRRLGLRCLRKLMAAFGGTRVYVPRCNALLGKLRQREIIEGFSRHTGHGLSSTAAVAALAQRHDMSDRRIWQILKKEASAPAKARVLYRLGDSAALAGTGDDAKNEDNSM; the protein is encoded by the coding sequence ATGTACGCCAGTAAGGCCGCATCCCGTCCGGGCCGTCCACCTCTGGCGCGGGGGCGCGATTCCTGGGGCCATGCCCTGCGCCTCTCCCAGGAGGAACGGGAATGGGAGGAAATTCTGCTCCATCTGCCGAACAACGTGCGCCAGCTCTGGGACGCCCTGCGCGATACGCGCCAGCTCTGGCGCGTGCTGCATGCCTACGGCGGCCAGGACCTGCGCGTGCCCCGGCAGGAGCCGAAGCGCGACAGTCCTCTGCGCCGCCGCCTGGGCCTGCGTTGCCTGCGCAAGCTTATGGCCGCTTTCGGAGGGACGCGGGTCTATGTGCCGCGCTGCAATGCCCTGCTGGGCAAGCTGCGCCAGCGGGAGATCATTGAGGGCTTCAGCCGCCATACGGGCCACGGCCTGAGCAGCACGGCCGCCGTGGCGGCCCTGGCCCAGCGCCACGACATGTCCGACCGGCGCATCTGGCAGATCCTCAAAAAGGAAGCCTCGGCCCCGGCCAAGGCCCGTGTGCTTTACCGCTTGGGCGATTCCGCGGCCCTGGCCGGAACCGGCGACGACGCGAAAAATGAGGACAACAGCATGTAA
- a CDS encoding carboxymuconolactone decarboxylase family protein, which translates to MKKLFVFRAVCCALALTITLTEARSMDETQTLNARQRGIVTIAAFTANGDLEKLKPALHDGLEAGLTVNEIKEVLVQLYAYTGFPRSLNGIGVFMAVLDERKARGIRDEEGREPSPLPANLDRDAYGARVRAELAGWKSIPAPSGYQLFTPAIDAFLKQHLFADIFARDNLDHQSRELATIAALAAMPGLGAQLRFHLGAAMNTGLSPAQLRDFIAVLDAGVGKKEAVEAGKVLDAVLAARSGQAR; encoded by the coding sequence ATGAAAAAACTGTTTGTGTTCCGCGCCGTCTGTTGCGCGCTGGCGCTGACCATCACGCTTACGGAGGCGCGTTCCATGGACGAAACCCAGACTCTGAACGCCCGGCAACGGGGCATTGTGACCATCGCGGCCTTTACCGCCAACGGCGATTTGGAAAAGCTGAAGCCCGCCCTGCACGACGGTCTGGAAGCCGGTCTGACCGTCAATGAGATCAAGGAAGTCCTTGTGCAATTGTACGCCTACACGGGCTTTCCGCGCAGTCTCAACGGCATCGGCGTTTTCATGGCCGTCTTGGACGAGCGCAAGGCACGGGGCATCCGGGACGAGGAAGGCCGGGAACCGAGCCCGCTGCCCGCGAACCTGGACCGGGACGCCTACGGGGCCAGGGTCAGGGCCGAGCTGGCCGGGTGGAAAAGCATTCCCGCGCCTTCCGGCTATCAGCTCTTTACGCCCGCCATTGACGCCTTTCTCAAGCAACATCTGTTCGCGGACATTTTTGCCCGCGACAATCTGGACCATCAGAGCCGGGAACTGGCGACCATCGCGGCCCTGGCCGCCATGCCGGGCCTTGGCGCGCAGCTGCGCTTCCATCTCGGCGCGGCCATGAATACCGGGCTCAGCCCGGCGCAGCTGCGGGACTTCATCGCCGTGCTTGACGCCGGAGTCGGCAAGAAAGAGGCCGTCGAGGCGGGCAAGGTGCTGGACGCGGTACTGGCCGCGCGCTCCGGCCAGGCCCGGTAG
- a CDS encoding flavodoxin translates to MSKHHECSVNTARRRFCKLAAAGLGLLAAPAVLGSGEAGAAAPQGGRHLIAYFSRTGNTRTIAGQIQAAAGGELLELRTVTPYPEDYRATTEQAKKELASGYRPPLQTTPPDPAAYDVIFVGSPNWWGTIAPPVMTFLTSADFSGKTIAPFVTHGGSRLGRAVEDIKKLCPKATVLPGLAVYGESVADAQEITAAWLRRNGLAR, encoded by the coding sequence ATGAGCAAGCACCACGAATGTTCCGTCAATACGGCGCGGCGGCGTTTCTGCAAGCTGGCCGCCGCCGGGCTGGGCCTGCTGGCCGCGCCCGCTGTCCTCGGTTCCGGCGAGGCCGGGGCCGCGGCCCCACAGGGCGGCAGGCATCTGATTGCCTACTTTTCGCGTACCGGCAACACCCGGACCATCGCCGGGCAGATTCAGGCCGCGGCGGGCGGGGAGCTGCTGGAGCTGCGCACGGTTACGCCCTATCCCGAGGACTACCGCGCCACCACGGAACAGGCCAAAAAGGAACTGGCCTCGGGCTACAGGCCGCCGCTGCAAACCACCCCGCCGGACCCGGCGGCCTATGACGTGATTTTTGTGGGATCGCCCAACTGGTGGGGCACCATTGCGCCGCCGGTGATGACCTTTCTGACAAGCGCGGATTTCTCCGGCAAGACCATCGCGCCCTTTGTCACCCACGGAGGCAGCCGCCTGGGCCGTGCCGTGGAGGACATCAAAAAGCTCTGCCCCAAAGCCACTGTACTGCCGGGCCTGGCTGTCTACGGCGAGAGCGTGGCGGATGCTCAGGAAATTACAGCTGCCTGGCTGCGGCGCAACGGTCTGGCGCGCTGA
- a CDS encoding mannose-1-phosphate guanylyltransferase/mannose-6-phosphate isomerase has product MKLCPVILCGGTGTRLWPLSRRLYPKQFMDLGGHTLFGDTLKRLGGLPELTPPLVICNKEQRFLAAAQMQEQGLDPTGRVLLEPEGRNTAPAIAVAALSALASLNAAGGAAPDGEDMLLLVLPSDHVIGDAGVFARAVARAAACAAEGRLVTFGIEPGGPETGYGYIQRGDALAAGFAVRRFVEKPRRDAAEAMLADGGYYWNSGMFLFRASAFLGELGRYAPAMLEGASAAWRERSEERDFVWLGKDFAACPADSIDYAVMEKTPLAAVVPLDAGWSDLGSWNSVYEAAAKDADANVRVGDVLAEDVSGSYLYSSSRLVAALGVRDLVVVETGDAVLVTRKECSQDVKSLVARLTQHSRPEKDTHLRVFRPWGWYETLALGERFQVKRIMVKSGASLSLQLHHHRAEHWVVVSGVGQITVGDELVELHADQSTYIPIGARHRLANAGPQPLEIIEIQSGSYLGEDDIVRFEDNYGRCQA; this is encoded by the coding sequence ATGAAACTCTGTCCCGTGATTTTATGCGGGGGCACCGGCACCCGGCTCTGGCCGCTTTCTCGCCGTCTGTATCCCAAGCAGTTCATGGATCTGGGCGGCCATACGCTGTTCGGCGACACTCTGAAGCGGCTCGGCGGCCTGCCTGAACTGACGCCGCCTTTGGTGATCTGCAACAAGGAACAGCGTTTTCTGGCCGCCGCCCAGATGCAGGAGCAGGGTCTGGACCCCACGGGCCGCGTGCTGTTGGAGCCCGAGGGCCGCAATACGGCCCCGGCTATTGCCGTGGCGGCCCTGTCCGCGTTGGCTTCCCTGAATGCGGCGGGCGGAGCGGCCCCTGACGGGGAAGACATGCTTCTGCTGGTGCTGCCCTCGGACCACGTCATCGGCGACGCCGGGGTGTTTGCCCGCGCTGTGGCCCGGGCCGCCGCCTGCGCGGCGGAAGGGCGGCTGGTGACCTTCGGCATTGAGCCCGGCGGCCCGGAAACCGGTTACGGCTACATCCAGCGCGGGGACGCGCTGGCGGCGGGCTTCGCGGTGCGGCGTTTTGTGGAAAAACCCCGCCGCGACGCGGCCGAGGCCATGCTGGCTGACGGCGGTTATTACTGGAACAGCGGCATGTTTCTGTTCCGGGCCTCGGCCTTTCTGGGCGAACTGGGGCGTTACGCTCCGGCCATGCTGGAAGGCGCTTCCGCCGCCTGGCGCGAGCGGAGCGAGGAGCGGGATTTCGTTTGGCTGGGCAAGGATTTTGCCGCCTGCCCGGCGGATTCCATCGACTACGCGGTAATGGAGAAAACGCCGCTGGCGGCCGTGGTGCCGCTGGACGCGGGCTGGAGCGATCTCGGCTCATGGAATTCCGTATACGAGGCGGCGGCCAAGGATGCCGACGCCAACGTGCGGGTGGGCGACGTGCTGGCTGAAGACGTGTCGGGCAGCTATCTGTATTCCAGCAGTCGTCTGGTGGCGGCCCTGGGCGTCAGGGATCTGGTGGTGGTGGAAACCGGCGACGCCGTGCTGGTGACGCGCAAGGAATGCTCGCAGGATGTCAAAAGCCTGGTGGCCCGGCTTACCCAACACAGCCGCCCGGAAAAGGACACCCATCTGCGCGTGTTCCGACCCTGGGGCTGGTATGAAACCCTGGCCCTGGGCGAGCGCTTTCAGGTCAAGCGGATCATGGTCAAGAGCGGCGCGTCGCTGTCTCTGCAACTGCACCACCACCGGGCCGAGCACTGGGTGGTGGTCAGCGGCGTGGGGCAGATCACCGTGGGGGATGAGCTTGTGGAACTGCATGCGGATCAGTCCACGTACATCCCCATCGGGGCCAGGCACCGTCTGGCCAATGCCGGGCCGCAGCCTCTGGAGATCATTGAGATTCAGAGCGGTTCCTATCTGGGTGAAGACGATATTGTCCGCTTTGAGGATAATTACGGCCGCTGCCAGGCTTAG
- a CDS encoding XRE family transcriptional regulator, whose product MKTAPLSSGGLHSGFAERLRQRRVQLALRKQDLAAQVGVSLTTIQQYENGQLPKGEFAVRLSEALRCSLDWLLAGKGDADGDVLDTPEARLVMVPMVEARLSAGTGSFETGGEILRHYAFRWDFLHRKGNPAQMVLLRVSGDSMQPRILHNDVVLIDQSQSDPVPGRIYAVGVEDMVYLKIVNAMPGKLILTSVNPDYAPIEADTCEQLADLVRIIGRAVWVGRELD is encoded by the coding sequence ATGAAAACAGCTCCTCTCTCTTCCGGCGGCCTGCATAGCGGTTTCGCCGAGCGTCTGCGTCAGCGCCGCGTGCAGCTCGCCCTGCGCAAGCAGGATCTGGCGGCCCAGGTGGGCGTGAGCCTGACCACCATTCAGCAATATGAAAACGGGCAATTGCCCAAGGGCGAATTTGCCGTGCGCCTGTCCGAGGCGCTGCGCTGCTCCCTGGACTGGCTGCTGGCGGGCAAGGGCGACGCCGACGGCGATGTTCTCGACACGCCCGAAGCGCGGCTGGTCATGGTGCCCATGGTGGAGGCGCGGCTTTCGGCGGGCACGGGCAGCTTTGAAACCGGCGGCGAAATCCTGCGCCATTATGCCTTCCGCTGGGATTTTCTGCACCGCAAGGGCAATCCCGCCCAGATGGTGCTGCTGCGCGTGTCCGGCGACAGCATGCAGCCGCGCATCCTGCACAACGATGTGGTGCTCATCGACCAGTCCCAGAGCGATCCCGTGCCCGGACGGATCTATGCCGTGGGCGTGGAGGACATGGTCTATCTGAAGATCGTCAATGCCATGCCGGGCAAGCTGATCCTGACCAGCGTCAATCCGGACTATGCCCCGATCGAGGCGGATACCTGCGAACAGCTGGCGGATCTGGTGCGGATTATCGGGAGGGCGGTGTGGGTGGGCCGCGAACTGGACTGA
- a CDS encoding DUF2730 family protein has protein sequence MLTDIFTSPGASLLILIVQGLFAWALWSLRRAFVRNDDYLLHLQRESRRESATARRLSALEEHLRQMPAGDDLAGLHEELAALRGEIQALNARISGLDRLLERLEHGLDRQEDRLRLLPGPHCSVGTPLSGSAR, from the coding sequence ATGCTTACCGACATCTTCACCTCTCCCGGCGCGTCACTGCTGATCCTCATCGTCCAGGGCCTGTTCGCCTGGGCGCTCTGGAGCCTGCGCCGGGCCTTTGTGCGCAACGACGACTATCTGCTCCATCTCCAGCGCGAGTCCCGGCGCGAATCGGCCACGGCCCGTCGCCTGAGCGCCCTGGAGGAACATTTGCGGCAGATGCCCGCAGGCGATGACCTGGCCGGTCTGCACGAAGAACTGGCGGCCCTGCGCGGGGAAATCCAGGCCCTCAACGCGCGCATTTCCGGCCTGGACCGCCTGTTGGAACGCCTGGAACACGGCCTGGACCGCCAGGAAGACCGCCTCCGTCTGCTGCCCGGCCCACACTGCTCCGTAGGCACGCCGCTGAGCGGGAGCGCGCGCTGA
- a CDS encoding major capsid protein, giving the protein MSNSLGFVVSLAEMEQFYRGGKAGQIIELMNKTNDIMDDVLWMESNQSDGHLTRIRTGLPEVYWRRLYQGTPPSKSQWSQVKEGCGILEAIMELDVEELRLYGSRDKSFRMSEGVAFAEAMRQKVAATLFYGDSNLNPDEFNGLAMRYPARDANNVLDAGGRDEAGCTSLWLISWGAQAVHGIYPKGSSGGLSHEDLRTYMAQDPDGRKYQVVGDKYNWRCGLAVRDWRGVVRVANLPVKDLGKRKGQSGFIDLQKLTIEAKNRMPQHLRQKAVWYANADVLTALELQSSDAGNVQLQYGEFFDAKAVPVLHGRPVRQCDAVLSGESAV; this is encoded by the coding sequence ATGTCCAACTCTCTGGGTTTCGTGGTTTCTCTGGCTGAAATGGAGCAGTTCTATCGCGGCGGCAAGGCCGGACAGATCATCGAACTGATGAACAAGACCAACGACATCATGGACGACGTGCTCTGGATGGAGTCCAACCAGTCCGACGGCCATCTGACCCGCATCCGCACGGGCCTGCCCGAAGTCTACTGGCGGCGGCTCTATCAAGGCACGCCGCCCTCCAAGTCGCAATGGAGCCAGGTCAAGGAAGGCTGCGGCATTCTGGAGGCCATTATGGAGCTGGACGTGGAGGAACTGCGCCTCTACGGCAGCCGGGACAAATCCTTCCGCATGAGCGAGGGGGTGGCCTTTGCCGAGGCCATGCGCCAGAAGGTGGCCGCCACCCTCTTTTACGGCGACAGCAATCTCAATCCCGACGAGTTCAACGGCCTGGCCATGCGCTACCCGGCCCGCGACGCCAACAACGTGCTGGACGCGGGCGGCCGCGACGAGGCGGGCTGCACTTCGCTCTGGCTGATTTCCTGGGGGGCCCAGGCCGTGCACGGCATCTACCCCAAAGGCAGCAGCGGCGGTCTCTCCCATGAGGATCTCCGGACCTACATGGCTCAGGACCCGGACGGCCGCAAATACCAGGTGGTGGGCGACAAGTACAACTGGCGCTGCGGCCTGGCCGTGCGCGACTGGCGCGGCGTGGTGCGCGTGGCCAACCTGCCGGTCAAGGATCTGGGCAAGCGCAAAGGCCAGAGCGGCTTCATTGATTTGCAGAAGCTGACCATCGAAGCCAAGAACCGCATGCCCCAGCATCTGCGCCAGAAGGCCGTCTGGTACGCCAACGCCGACGTGCTCACGGCCCTGGAACTTCAGAGTTCCGACGCGGGCAACGTGCAGTTGCAGTACGGCGAATTTTTCGACGCCAAGGCCGTGCCCGTGCTGCACGGACGCCCCGTGCGCCAATGCGACGCCGTGCTTTCCGGCGAAAGCGCTGTGTAA